CTAAAGAACGAACGGACGACCGCACCGTCAAAGAGAGAATCGTTGACCGAGGGCGAGCCCAGGCCGGCGGCGCCAAAGAGCCAAACCAATATCGCGACTTGCCTCTCGAAGCAGCGATTCGACGCGTTGACGGGGGCGAGTCCGCGGCGATCAGGCTGAAGATTCCCGAGCAAGGCGTCTCGCGATTCGATGACCTGGTGTACGGTCCGCAAGAACGCGATCACTCAGACATCGAAGACCTGGTGCTTGTTCGCTCGGATGGGCATCCGCTTTATAACCTCTCGGTCGTGGTTGACGACATCGAGATGCGCATCAGTCACGTCATTCGCGGTCAGGACCATTTGACCAACACTCACAAGCAGGTGCTTATCTACGAAGCGCTCGGCGCACCCGTGCCACAGTTCGCGCATCTGCCTCTGATAATGGCGCCCGGAAGAGAGAAGCTGTCCAAGCGAAAGCACGGCGAGGTGGTCTCCGTGACGACTTATCGCGATCGTGGCTTCGTCAGCGATGCGTTGGTGAATTATCTTGCGCTGCTTGGATGGTCACCAGGATCGGATCAGGAAATAATGTCGCGCGAGGAACTGATTGAGAAGTTCTCTCTGGATGCGGTTAACAAATCGTCGGCGATCTTCAACTTCAACGAGAAGGACCCGCGTGACTGGACCGATCCGAAGGCTCTGTGGATGAACGGGGAGTACCTCCGCGCAATGCCGCTGGACCAATTGGTTCCGCTTGTCGGCGAACAGTTGAAGTCGTTCAACCTCTGGCGGTCAGAGTGGGCGTCAAATGAACGCGCGTGGTTCGCTCGAACCGTCGATCTTCTAAGGGCGCGTTATCGCACGACTCAGGACTTCGCGACATTGGGACGCCCATACTTCTCTGACGAGTTCGACTACGACCCCGAAGCGGTCAAGAAGAACTTAAAGGATGAGCGCCTGAAGGACTTACTACCCGGCTTGGCGGACCGGCTGGCGCTGCTTGATGACTTCAAGCACGACGCCACGGAGGCCGCACTGAGAGCCTATTCGGAGGAGCAGGGCGTCAAGGCTGGATTGTTGATCAACGCGGCGCGCACCGCGCTAACGGGCCAATCGGTAGGGCCGGGGATGTTCGACATAATGGTCGTGTTAGGTCGCGAGCGTACGGTCGAACGGCTGCGCCGCGCGCCTGCCTTGTTGGCCTGAAGGAACAGATTTCACAGTTCTTCTCGAGTTAAAGTCTCGCACCAACCGTCACTGGTGTATTACAACACTCACCCGTCCGGGTTAGACGCTGGTAAAGGAAACCCATTTCGCATTTAGAAAGACTTGGTGGCAAGATGACCAGGCTGGTGCGGAGGTTGAAGGCTAAAGCACGGGAGGGTTAGCGCAAAGGTCCGGGAAATCCCGTTGACCCGGCGACGGTTCAACTTTTATCCTCTCATCAGGTCCAACCCTGGGGCACCTGAGCGGTCTGCGAACAAATGGAATCTCAATCTGGAAACATGATTATCACTGGAATCGAGCCCGTGGATGAGCTGCTGGGCGGACTCGATCGCGGTCAGCTTTATCTGGTCCACGGCGAGGCGTCGGGCAAGTCTCTTTTCGGAATCAAGTTTCTGATTGAAGGGCTCAAGCAGGGGGAGAACGCCGCGCTGGTGATTCGCTACTCACCCGAGGACGCGATCCGGCGCTTCGCGCGGCTCGGCTATGACTGCCTCGAGGACGTCTACAGCGGCCGGCTGGTGATACTGGAATACTCCGACGACATCATTCAGAAAATTGGGGGGCTCCGCGAGCTTACGCCGGTGCTGCGCGAGCTGGAGTGGCTGCTCGGCGAAACGCGGCCCGAGCGCTTGATCTTCGATCCGGTCGCAAGCGTCCTGGCCGGCGCAGAGGGCAACCTCGAAACGCGCGCGCGTGAATTCGCTGAGTGGGCGCGCTCATTCGGGGCAACGGTTGTGCTGATCGCAAACGACTCCAATCACGAAATTGTCAGGTGCTTCGAGCCTCTGGTCGCAGAGTCGTTTAGGTTTGACGTTAGAGAAGCCGGCGACCAAGCTGCTCGTTTTATCGCGTTCGAAAAATCACCCGCTATCCCAGATCAGGCAATCGAGGTTGACCCATCTCGAGGCGTCTTCTTGTTAGGACGGTTGTATGAGCCAGAAGTCGAAGACTCGCGTCGAGATGCGCCTCATCCTCCCTCGGTCGCTGACCTCGCATCGATCAGGGAGGAGTTGCGCTCGGCGCGGGACCGCGTCGTCAAAGAGGAAGCCGAGCCGCCGGCCGATGT
This region of Acidobacteriota bacterium genomic DNA includes:
- the gltX gene encoding glutamate--tRNA ligase, which codes for MTGAVRVRFAPSPTGYLHLGGARTALFNWLFARKHGGVFILRIEDTDIQRSSEEMVQGILDGMHWLGLDPDEGPFFQSSFLEQHRAAARRLIEEGKAYYDFTPKERTDDRTVKERIVDRGRAQAGGAKEPNQYRDLPLEAAIRRVDGGESAAIRLKIPEQGVSRFDDLVYGPQERDHSDIEDLVLVRSDGHPLYNLSVVVDDIEMRISHVIRGQDHLTNTHKQVLIYEALGAPVPQFAHLPLIMAPGREKLSKRKHGEVVSVTTYRDRGFVSDALVNYLALLGWSPGSDQEIMSREELIEKFSLDAVNKSSAIFNFNEKDPRDWTDPKALWMNGEYLRAMPLDQLVPLVGEQLKSFNLWRSEWASNERAWFARTVDLLRARYRTTQDFATLGRPYFSDEFDYDPEAVKKNLKDERLKDLLPGLADRLALLDDFKHDATEAALRAYSEEQGVKAGLLINAARTALTGQSVGPGMFDIMVVLGRERTVERLRRAPALLA